actaattaatttaacaaataacCAACCAAAATATGGGTTTGCAAACACCAACATgcatgataaaactgcatactTCCCAACATAACAATAGTAGATTAACAGGACAAAAGACATGGAAATACCTTAACATGGGTGCTAGGGAAAGCAGATGTACGCAGTGTCTCCTGAGTTTCATCAAGTAATTTGCGTTTTGGTATGCTCAGTATGAAGGCTGCCTGATCACTAGTAGCAGCCATAGAAGTAATCCGGTAACCATTCTCCCATCGACGATGGATTCCTTCACTGGGATACAAAAAGTCAAGCTCCACAACCTTGCAtcatcaaacaaaaacaaattcaacaatgtggattttaaaaattcatacatAACCAAAAATCAAAGGTGAAAAGATATAGATACCTGATCAGAATACCCAGCATTCCTGGACATAACAACACCCCAGCGACTGCCAGCAGTAGTCATTGAGGTAAcatggaatccttctttccaCTTCTTGTTTATCCATTTGAAAGGAAATGATTCACTCACTTTGTAGGACTGCTGCGTGTAAGGAGTTCCTATAAAGTAAAGGATTCAAACATGAGATAAATATAAAGTCATAAATTCTGAAGAACAGTTGATGTTCCTTTCATCACAGAAGTTAAACGAGCTAAAATAATAGGACAAAAGCAACTCTctggaaaataatttaaaaagtttgcTTTATCAGCTATAACTATTGTTCGCAACAAAATTTCATTATCATTAGGTAGCAATTGAATTGCATAAAGGATGAAAAAGATTGAACAAGGAGAATATCAATTTTTCATCTATAATCCATAATGccaagtttaatttaaaatgacattaaaaataacaaattgcaGTAAATGATGTACTCTTACAAGTTGTACTTTCTCAGGCACAAAACCAATGGCATGACAACCACCACgagaacaaaaaaattatctattcaaagttcaaaccacCTATGCATAAAAGATTCTAAAAAGGgacataaaatttttataaatcagACACGGGTGCCGAAGGTGATGGTGGCAATGACAATTGACAAGTAAAATAGCAAGGAGATTTTGCAAAggcatttcaaaaataaattaatcaatagTATGTGAAGGAGGAGTAGGTCATAAAATTATAGATATTATATACCTTTGGACATGACAACCAAGGAACTTCCATTAACTGCGCCAGCTATTGAACTGATATAGTAATTTTTCTCCCACTGCTCCATAATCCAGTCCTGAGAGATCAAAATGCCAGCAGCCCAGCACCAAGacatcaattatttaatttaactcatacgtatttatttaacaaaagatgaattatataaatcaagGAAGAAAAAACCCACCTTGTGCAGGAAGGCCGGGGATAACTCATAAACTTGTGAAGAAAAACCTGTTCCTGCATCCATGATTAGAGCCCACAGATTTGCTGCAGAGGCCACACAGCTTATATACAACCCATCCTCAATACCCTTGTCTACATGCTGCCGTAGCCTAGTGTCTGCAACATTATAGTGATATCTGCAACCAGAGAAATTGTTATTTAAGACCAAGCAAAATAAACACTTGTTTCTAAATGAATAAGCCAATGCATACAATCCCCTTATATATAAAGGTCTAAGTCTATCATTGCTCCACTATTGCTCTCATTTTAATACTCCTCACATGAAGTGTGAACATCACCCTCCATTCTCatgtttttaatatcaattgaaCTGTTTAACAAGCtataacaaaatatcaaaaatcaatttcaaatatgCAACTAATATGCATTTGAGATATGATCTTATGCTTTTAATAtcaatctatcattttcagaaTGTTTAGTTCTaactttaatttgaatattttttaaaagaaattatcaataattgataataacaatatatcacaatataaattatttatcataaattaaaaatataatttatatgttcaaaaatatttatttattacaaattttaattatattaaagttatttatttatttattataaattataaattttggtagtataaaataacatttattttgtgcAATGCACAGGCTAAAAATACTAGTAGGCAATCACTTTTGTATACATGTACTCCTTTTAAGACAACTTCGACAACACGTACTAGTAATCACAAAGCATTACTgctttctttaaaactagtattTAATGAGCATTGTCGTGCAATAAGTATAAAAGCAATATATACAGATGGAAAAAAATCCACAAACCCAAAATCAGGTAGTTTGAAAATAAGTAAATTCATTTAAAGAATTAAAGGTTTCtaaacatttaaattataatggGGGTTAGTAACAGAATCATATTTTATGATCATGAAAATTCAGGGAGAAAAATTTTGAAGCATTAATTTGCAAAATTTCCTTCCAACTTGTTCTTAAATACTAGATTATTgaactttccaaaaaaaaaaaagtcaggtTAGACCTATGAGTTATCACGGACATCTCAGCATGCTCTTTTTACTCCTAtatttgctttttattttgaattaatgacATTGGCCAACTAAgcaacaatatcatttccttCTATTGTCAGGTAAAGCAGGATGACTAATTTCATGATGAAGGAATTTGAGGCTGCAACGTGCATTGTTATATGGCTGACTTCCTATGGCTTCACAGGTGAGTCTAATCAGGGAAAAGCCCGAACCCACTAGTCAGGAATGCTAAAAGTTCCTGAgctataacacatttttcatgcaaaaagaaagaacaccTCAATCAAGCAACAACATTCAACTGCTTTTGCATCAAAGCAAGAAAAGTTTATGATTTAACAAATAATCTGCAACATTATTAAGAACAAGCTAGACAGAGAATGATGTATTAATTACCTCTGCTTCATGGGACGGCGAGCATTATACACTGATATCCACTGAGTAGCAGGACTCCCCAATCGCACTTTCTTCTTAGGttgctcatcttcttccagatttATAAGCATCCTTCCTCGCTTTTGGCCAACCTGTTTGTAAAAAAGATTTAGCATTCTTATTATACACAATGTAATCAAACAAAATAGATAACACCTTaacatcctaaaataaaaacaccATAGCAACCTTTAAAGCTCCATCTATTCTAATAGGTCTCAACGGAGTGCATGGTTCAATCAAGCTTTCAAAAAGTGATATAAGCTTGGCATAATTGGGCTCCTCATCAAATCTCATATTAGTAACAGCTTCAAGAAACTGCTTAAATGGAGCAGGAACAAAGCAGCACATCAACTCCGGGGAAGTGGCCATTTTCTTCTTACAAACAAGAAAACTTTTATTGTCACCCTGTAGATATGGCCAAAAGAAGGGAGaaattgtcataaaaaaaaatttctaagaagCAAGAATCACTATAAaacctgttaaaaaaaaaaggaatcaaTATAAAACAAGATGCTACAAAAATACCTGATAACCCTGCCAAGGTAATCTCCCTTTTATGAGAAATACTAGTGTGTATGCCAGTGACTCAAGGTCATCCCTTCGACTTCCAGTCCTACCTAAATGTGCATGTACACTAGCATACCTTATTGTTCCCCTGCACAAAAAGGCATATTATCATCAATATGTAAAAGCAAAATATAGCCATGACAAACAAGTCATAAAATATACAAACCTGAATATATCAGGTCTCTG
The Glycine max cultivar Williams 82 chromosome 16, Glycine_max_v4.0, whole genome shotgun sequence genome window above contains:
- the LOC100801967 gene encoding casein kinase 1-like protein HD16, with the protein product MPELRSGARRSKRLGDLQPGPLPVDQGENWQQPAAPNRTRRRVGGGRGRGGNATAVGKGPSPAVPTRRTAAGRGRGARLIDLDPEPCEVLPEPVALGAPEPVYNNVEVVANNNIVMEGGSGDKVAGAEEEPSTTPVPERVQVGNSPIYKIERKLGKGGFGQVYVGRRLSGGSDRTGPDAVEVALKFEHRNSKGCNYGPPYEWQVYSTLNGCYGIPWVHYKGRQGDFYILVMDMLGPSLWDVWNSVGQQMSPNMVACIAVEAISILEKLHLKGFVHGDVKPENFLLGQPGSAEDKKLYLIDLGLASRWKDASSGLHVDYDQRPDIFRGTIRYASVHAHLGRTGSRRDDLESLAYTLVFLIKGRLPWQGYQGDNKSFLVCKKKMATSPELMCCFVPAPFKQFLEAVTNMRFDEEPNYAKLISLFESLIEPCTPLRPIRIDGALKVGQKRGRMLINLEEDEQPKKKVRLGSPATQWISVYNARRPMKQRYHYNVADTRLRQHVDKGIEDGLYISCVASAANLWALIMDAGTGFSSQVYELSPAFLHKDWIMEQWEKNYYISSIAGAVNGSSLVVMSKGTPYTQQSYKVSESFPFKWINKKWKEGFHVTSMTTAGSRWGVVMSRNAGYSDQVVELDFLYPSEGIHRRWENGYRITSMAATSDQAAFILSIPKRKLLDETQETLRTSAFPSTHVKEKWAKNLYIASICYGRTVC